The following are encoded together in the Streptomyces sp. NBC_01465 genome:
- a CDS encoding aspartate/glutamate racemase family protein: protein MRIVVTNCNTTRSMTDEIVRGARGAAGPGTTITGLTPAWGPESAEGWLDSYLSAAAVLDTLRLHTETAQEPYDAVVMAGFGEHGREGARELLDVPVVDITEAAAHFACLLGRRYGVVTTLDRACGQIEDSLYAAGVGAHCAAVVGTGLGVLDLGDEQRTTRAFVAAGERARDAGAEVLVLGCAGMTGLQATVGAMLGMPVVDGVAAAVRLAESLVALGLTTSRVGAYAKPLTKRRTWSAPPGRS from the coding sequence GTGCGCATCGTCGTCACCAACTGCAACACCACCCGGTCGATGACCGACGAGATCGTACGAGGTGCCCGGGGAGCAGCAGGCCCGGGCACCACGATCACCGGACTCACCCCGGCCTGGGGACCGGAGTCGGCGGAGGGCTGGCTGGACAGCTATCTCTCCGCCGCCGCCGTCCTCGACACCCTGCGCCTCCATACGGAGACCGCGCAGGAGCCGTACGACGCCGTGGTCATGGCCGGGTTCGGCGAGCACGGGCGCGAGGGCGCCCGCGAGCTCCTCGACGTCCCCGTCGTCGACATCACCGAGGCCGCCGCCCACTTCGCCTGCCTCCTCGGCCGGCGCTACGGAGTGGTCACCACCCTCGACCGCGCGTGCGGGCAGATCGAGGACAGTCTCTACGCGGCCGGGGTCGGCGCCCACTGCGCCGCCGTCGTCGGCACCGGGCTCGGCGTCCTCGACCTCGGCGACGAGCAGCGCACCACGCGCGCCTTCGTTGCCGCGGGGGAGCGGGCCAGGGACGCCGGGGCCGAGGTCCTGGTGCTCGGCTGCGCGGGCATGACCGGGCTGCAGGCCACGGTCGGCGCGATGCTCGGGATGCCGGTGGTCGACGGGGTCGCCGCCGCCGTACGGCTCGCGGAGTCGCTCGTCGCGCTCGGCCTGACGACGAGCCGCGTCGGCGCGTACGCCAAGCCCCTCACCAAGCGGCGCACCTGGAGCGCACCCCCCGGCAGGTCCTAG
- a CDS encoding NCS1 family nucleobase:cation symporter-1, producing MSAAFVPDPRLTNEDLAPATERKWKVYDLFAMWMSDVHNLGNYTFAAGLLVLGLNVWQIFTSLLVGFVLIYLGMNMMGRIGQRHGVPFPVVSRISFGVWGANIPALIRAVIAIMWYGIQTYLASVAVNVMLLAASPGLESWTKHSFLGLDALGWVSFLSLWVLQALIITRGMEAVRKFQDFCGPAIWLVMIALALWVLSKAGWTLSLTSTPHPVSTGEQFRQWFGAIGLILATYGTLMLNFCDFSRFAPDQRTVKRGNFWGLPINSTAFVIVSVIVTAGSIEVFGEAITDPALLVAKVGNTWVLVLGALTFAIATMGVNIVANFVSPAYDLANVWPQKITFKIGGLISTVAALLVTPWNLYSNPNVVNYFLGGLGAFLGPLFGVIMLDYYWVKRGRVDTAQLFDASPDSPYYYRKGVNPKALWAFLPSAAVAGVCALVPYFSDAAPYSWFIGTAMSAVLYAALCRSERTATPAAVPVPEPALEV from the coding sequence TTGTCCGCCGCATTCGTCCCCGATCCACGCCTCACCAACGAAGACCTCGCACCCGCCACCGAGCGCAAGTGGAAGGTCTACGACCTCTTCGCCATGTGGATGTCCGACGTCCACAACCTCGGCAACTACACCTTCGCCGCAGGGCTGTTGGTCCTCGGTCTCAACGTCTGGCAGATCTTCACGTCACTCCTCGTCGGCTTCGTCCTGATCTACCTCGGGATGAACATGATGGGCCGCATCGGCCAGCGCCACGGGGTCCCCTTCCCCGTCGTCAGCCGCATCAGCTTCGGCGTCTGGGGCGCCAACATCCCCGCCCTCATCCGCGCCGTGATCGCCATCATGTGGTACGGAATCCAGACCTACCTCGCGTCCGTCGCCGTCAACGTGATGCTCCTCGCCGCATCCCCCGGCCTAGAGTCCTGGACCAAGCACTCATTCCTCGGCCTCGACGCCCTCGGCTGGGTCTCCTTCCTCTCCCTCTGGGTGCTGCAGGCGCTGATCATCACGCGCGGCATGGAGGCCGTCCGCAAGTTCCAGGACTTCTGCGGGCCCGCGATCTGGCTCGTCATGATCGCGCTCGCGCTCTGGGTGCTCTCCAAGGCCGGCTGGACCCTCTCCCTCACCAGCACCCCGCACCCGGTCTCCACCGGTGAGCAGTTCCGTCAGTGGTTCGGCGCGATAGGACTGATCCTCGCCACGTACGGCACCCTCATGCTCAACTTCTGCGACTTCTCCCGCTTCGCCCCCGACCAGCGCACCGTCAAGCGCGGCAACTTCTGGGGCCTGCCCATCAACTCGACCGCCTTCGTCATCGTCTCGGTCATCGTCACCGCGGGCTCCATCGAGGTCTTCGGCGAGGCCATCACCGACCCGGCCCTGCTCGTCGCCAAGGTCGGCAACACCTGGGTCCTGGTCCTCGGCGCGCTCACCTTCGCGATCGCCACCATGGGCGTGAACATCGTCGCCAACTTCGTCTCACCCGCGTACGACCTCGCCAACGTCTGGCCGCAGAAGATCACCTTCAAGATCGGCGGCCTCATCAGCACGGTCGCCGCGCTCCTGGTCACCCCGTGGAACCTCTACTCCAACCCCAACGTCGTCAACTACTTCCTCGGCGGCCTCGGCGCCTTCCTCGGCCCGCTCTTCGGCGTGATCATGCTCGACTACTACTGGGTGAAGCGCGGCCGCGTCGACACCGCCCAGCTCTTCGACGCCTCGCCGGATTCCCCGTACTACTACCGCAAGGGCGTCAACCCCAAGGCGCTCTGGGCCTTCCTGCCCTCCGCCGCCGTCGCCGGGGTCTGCGCGCTCGTCCCGTACTTCAGCGACGCCGCGCCCTACTCCTGGTTCATCGGCACCGCGATGTCCGCCGTCCTCTACGCGGCGCTCTGCCGCTCAGAGCGCACGGCCACACCCGCAGCCGTCCCGGTCCCCGAGCCCGCCCTGGAGGTCTGA
- a CDS encoding GntR family transcriptional regulator produces MTTAEPVTATALGAVRERVLAGLREDIISGRMRPGDRLVERELAERFGVSRVPVREAVRALVTEGFVTFETPRRLVVRTLTRVDVKELFELREALEVYAAGLAAERATPEGLAELRGLLDRAAAATRTADAEAITEINTRFHERILEMAGNGLLMSVMDPVDGRLRWLTRRNEDWPQLLCEHRELYEAIASGDAGRARESSLAHVRTNYRSTRRQLFGDDASSPSGD; encoded by the coding sequence ATGACCACGGCAGAACCCGTGACGGCGACCGCGCTCGGCGCCGTACGCGAACGGGTGCTCGCCGGGCTGCGCGAGGACATCATCAGCGGCCGGATGCGGCCGGGCGACCGCCTGGTCGAGCGCGAACTCGCGGAGCGGTTCGGGGTGTCACGGGTGCCGGTGCGCGAGGCGGTACGGGCACTGGTCACGGAGGGCTTCGTCACCTTCGAGACGCCGCGGCGCCTGGTGGTGCGGACGCTGACGCGGGTCGACGTCAAGGAACTCTTCGAACTGCGGGAGGCCTTGGAGGTCTACGCGGCGGGCCTGGCGGCGGAGCGCGCGACGCCCGAGGGCTTGGCCGAGCTCCGGGGTCTGCTCGACCGGGCGGCGGCTGCGACGCGGACTGCGGACGCGGAGGCGATCACGGAGATCAACACCCGCTTCCACGAGCGGATCCTGGAGATGGCGGGGAACGGCCTGCTGATGTCGGTGATGGACCCGGTGGACGGGCGACTGCGGTGGCTGACGCGCCGGAACGAGGACTGGCCGCAACTCCTGTGCGAGCACAGGGAGTTGTACGAGGCGATCGCGTCGGGGGATGCGGGTCGGGCGAGGGAGAGCTCACTGGCGCATGTCCGGACGAACTACCGCTCGACGCGGCGGCAGCTCTTCGGCGACGACGCTTCCAGCCCGTCCGGCGATTGA
- a CDS encoding phosphotransferase family protein: MATVESSSHHVYVGSDAVVKIIDAADHSRLDREIALAPHLPAGLTAPLLGSGRHRLGTRDVRYACYGRVPGAAPGMGMPGVDRATARSWAEEAVQRLDLLHKWTPSSDIEQLLREPLDHGGFTGRAAFSADVENLAALDREGFVPRRLLDGLTAIAERAPLHARAVVPVHADCHWDNWLVQDQRVTALLDFEWARFGEPADDWFFLARFSGPHMESVLDVIARATGTSTETLRAECEVREASHLVADLRFGLEHPSAHGQMAADRLRALEELIVGRYWWRGGGSSPTPCP; encoded by the coding sequence ATGGCCACGGTCGAGAGCAGCTCCCACCACGTGTACGTCGGCTCGGACGCCGTCGTGAAGATCATCGATGCGGCAGACCACTCGCGGCTTGACCGGGAGATCGCACTCGCGCCCCACCTGCCGGCCGGGCTCACTGCCCCGCTGCTCGGGAGCGGGCGCCATCGGCTGGGGACGCGTGATGTCCGGTACGCCTGCTACGGCCGCGTGCCGGGGGCGGCTCCCGGCATGGGCATGCCCGGGGTGGACCGCGCGACCGCGCGCTCATGGGCGGAGGAGGCGGTCCAGCGGCTCGACCTGCTGCACAAGTGGACGCCGTCGAGCGACATCGAACAGCTGCTGAGAGAGCCGCTCGACCACGGTGGATTCACCGGCCGGGCGGCGTTCTCCGCAGATGTGGAGAACCTCGCCGCCCTGGACCGGGAGGGATTCGTGCCACGCCGACTGCTCGATGGCCTGACGGCGATCGCTGAGCGCGCGCCGCTGCACGCACGGGCGGTCGTCCCGGTTCACGCGGACTGCCACTGGGACAACTGGCTGGTGCAGGACCAGAGAGTGACGGCACTGCTGGACTTCGAGTGGGCCCGCTTCGGCGAACCTGCCGACGACTGGTTCTTCCTGGCCCGGTTCAGCGGCCCGCACATGGAGAGCGTGCTCGACGTCATCGCCCGTGCGACGGGGACTTCCACGGAGACGCTCCGGGCGGAGTGCGAGGTGCGCGAGGCGAGCCACCTGGTCGCCGACCTCCGTTTTGGGCTCGAACACCCCTCTGCGCATGGGCAGATGGCTGCCGACAGGCTCCGCGCGCTGGAGGAGCTCATTGTCGGGCGCTACTGGTGGCGTGGCGGGGGTTCTTCCCCCACCCCGTGCCCGTAA
- a CDS encoding lipid-transfer protein — MKAYVVGVGMTKFEKPESRDWQYWDMAKEAGEAALADAGVAYGEVEQVPVGYCFQASTAGQRAVYELGLTGVPVYNVNNNCATGSSALMMARQFVEGGISDCVLALGFEKMKKGALGGGADGGDFKTSPVARHYGIMAAGHGFEMSPPTAQIFGNAAREHMEKYGTTEAQLAAVAAKNHRHSANNPYAQFQDVYEVDEILAARSIHAPLTKLQCSPTSDGAAAAVVVSERFVDEHGLGEKAVEIVAQAMTTDTGVSFESGSCIDVVGQPMSRAAADQVWERSGLGIGDVDVVELHDCFSVNELLTYEALGMCAVGESGKLVESGATTYGGRWVVNPSGGLISKGHPLGATGIAQVAELSWQLRGEAGARQVPGAGVGLAHNIGLGGAAVVTLLRRG, encoded by the coding sequence GTGAAGGCTTACGTGGTCGGTGTCGGGATGACGAAGTTCGAGAAGCCCGAGAGCCGTGACTGGCAGTACTGGGACATGGCGAAGGAGGCGGGCGAGGCGGCGCTCGCGGACGCGGGGGTCGCGTACGGGGAGGTGGAGCAGGTCCCGGTGGGGTACTGCTTCCAGGCCTCCACGGCGGGGCAGCGGGCGGTGTACGAGCTGGGGCTCACCGGGGTGCCGGTCTACAACGTCAACAACAACTGCGCGACCGGGTCGAGTGCGTTGATGATGGCGCGGCAGTTCGTGGAGGGCGGGATCAGCGACTGCGTGCTCGCGCTCGGCTTCGAGAAGATGAAGAAGGGGGCGCTGGGCGGCGGGGCCGACGGGGGCGACTTCAAGACGTCGCCGGTCGCACGGCACTACGGGATCATGGCGGCCGGCCACGGCTTCGAGATGTCGCCGCCGACCGCGCAGATCTTCGGGAACGCGGCGCGGGAGCACATGGAGAAGTACGGGACGACGGAGGCGCAGCTCGCGGCGGTGGCGGCGAAGAACCACCGGCACTCGGCGAACAATCCGTACGCGCAGTTCCAGGACGTGTACGAGGTCGACGAGATCCTGGCGGCGCGGTCGATCCATGCGCCGCTGACGAAGCTGCAGTGTTCGCCGACCTCGGACGGTGCGGCGGCTGCGGTGGTCGTCTCGGAGCGGTTCGTGGACGAGCACGGGCTAGGGGAGAAGGCGGTCGAGATCGTCGCGCAGGCGATGACGACGGACACGGGGGTGTCGTTCGAGTCCGGGTCGTGCATCGACGTGGTGGGGCAGCCGATGTCGCGGGCGGCGGCGGACCAGGTGTGGGAGCGGTCGGGGCTCGGCATCGGGGATGTCGATGTGGTGGAGCTGCACGACTGCTTCTCGGTGAATGAGCTTTTGACGTACGAGGCGCTGGGGATGTGCGCGGTGGGGGAGTCGGGGAAGCTCGTGGAGAGTGGGGCGACGACGTACGGGGGCCGGTGGGTGGTGAACCCGTCGGGCGGCCTGATCTCGAAGGGGCACCCGTTGGGGGCGACGGGGATCGCCCAAGTGGCGGAGCTGAGCTGGCAGTTGAGGGGTGAGGCGGGGGCGCGGCAGGTGCCGGGGGCCGGGGTGGGGCTCGCGCACAACATCGGGCTGGGGGGTGCGGCGGTGGTGACGCTGCTGCGGCGGGGGTAG